One Fusarium falciforme chromosome 1, complete sequence genomic window carries:
- a CDS encoding Aldo-ket-red domain-containing protein, giving the protein MAAKLAKDLSLKGSSTTLPKLVYGTAWKKERSADLVYTALKNGFRGIDTAGQPKHYNEKGVGQGVQRAIGDGIITRDALFIQTKFSPPGNQGESAPYDLNAPLVDKVHQSVQSSLAFFTIEGQEPYLDSVLLHSPLQTIEETVTAWKTLETYVPHKIRNLGISNTSLPILQALNDAATIKPSVVQNRFYRDTGFETELRAYCRQQSIVFQSFWTFSANPRLAASKPVKTVAEGAGVPQVPAYYALVLGLEGVTILDGTTTEDHMKDDLEGIPRVASWAEGDGAATWASALAEFKQTIGEA; this is encoded by the exons ATGGCCGCCAAGCTAGCAAAGGACCTCAGCCTCAAGggctcctccaccaccttgCCGAAACTCGTCTACGGCACTGCCTGGAAAAAAGAGCGCAGCGCAGATCTTGTCTACACGGCCCTGAAGAATGGGTTCAGGGGAATTGACACGGCTGGGCAGCCCAAGCACTATAATGAAAAGGGCGTGGGCCAAGGCGTCCAGAGAGCCATTGGTGATGGCATCATCACTCGTGATGCTCTCTTC ATTCAAACCAAGTTCTCTCCACCAGGAAACCAAGGCGAAAGTGCCCCCTATGATCTCAACGCCCCGCTGGTTGACAAGGTTCACCAGTCGGTCCAGTCATCGCTCGCCTTCTTCACAATTGAAGGCCAGGAGCCGTACCTTGACAGTGTACTCTTGCACAGCCCTCTTCAAACCATCGAAGAAACCGTCACTGCATGGAAGACGCTTGAAACCTACGTCCCCCACAAGATCCGTAACCTGGGCATATCCAACACCAGCCTTCCTATCCTCCAGGCTCTCAACGATGCAGCCACCATTAAGCCGAGTGTCGTGCAGAACCGCTTCTATCGGGACACTGGCTTTGAGACAGAGCTCCGAGCTTATTGTAGACAGCAAAGTATCGTCTTCCAGTCATTCTGGACCTTCAGTGCCAACCCACGGCTCGCAGCATCCAAGCCGGTCAAGACAGTTGCAGAAGGGGCGGGAGTCCCACAAGTGCCTGCGTACTACGCCTTGGTCCTTGGTCTCGAAGGGGTCACGATTTTGGATGGAACAACGACTGAAGATCACATGAAGGACGATCTTGAGGGTATCCCGCGGGTGGCCTCCTGGGCCGAGGGGGATGGTGCAGCAACTTGGGCATCCGCGCTGGCCGAATTCAAACAGACTATTGGGGAGGCATGA
- a CDS encoding Myb-like domain-containing protein codes for MFVPSPSSPAPFHGFIPQPHQREACRVLASRYSRYERSRSPRDRSPDRFDRASQYGDGDRRRPSEVRSNNGGFPPNRDSFGDPLRREPPRGPKALIDAPSGPRGGGFGGDFRGGRGRGRGRGWSTRDESRDRGRDRDMDFRDRYRDDRSRERDRDRERDRDWRDARDFRSRRSPIGRARSPNRDFRDRDRDGPLGVDADRSRRGSRDGGPPSAGSSSSDPQFGMSPYPRGGGFHRGRGRGRGDWSADRGRGRGPYMDDRGDRYPRSRSQEGRWGREREERDRMDRMDRYADPETRRDIRDDRDPRDRELFRNKLEARANAGHDSGPPSKEVSPPPVAPSAPAFGSVPSRALSVGEGYVPASAAVKVPPTAPRAFNDRPPSAGHEPPMPPVGLAKSLHDSPPIPVGPRAQQPPPPRPSSKQWINPNLKKAPDSPKMMRSPSFVQQRPPLRRDSSQYDHYHDDDRRPRSSDAKSDSHYSAIDNRARSNYSAEPGEITVRSERESQSARASVDRDARPTNAPGAPRDSHRGGPVPSPTTDSLPRFGQPIEQRMRESREPPKQAPKRKRKLPVVPVVRFALPPKTAPPEQNSESDDDEDMADYFAMEIAKTEAELSKLEKPKLPTQIMARFAALSHGAMVKIVSEGEGLMKMVEELPEAVNQPVVEKIEEPTSVDQQPEQDTEMADAVVASKATPEPPAQPDHEPEAPASVEKPEEPPVETVDIPMAESDPTPLAPEPAPEPAKEPSEKPIEKPIEQPSERLSEQLEEKPSEKTIDEESAEKPDEMVIEKTTETTDEATVEKPADKTTEEPREEAPEQPMKEPTPPAPAPVPAPVPEPEAQPEPQPEPEPKMEDTTKPTVEVAPAAPETALPTVEEAAKEDEATKPAEVPAPEPEKPSETPREEQVEATAEKPMDSKPSEPPTEKAVEAQLQKPSDEVAENPSEAPIEKPETTSNEHLAAEPVSMAVPSPNAVLQTTETGSKPPSTPSQVDDDETESEDDSFMNISAIRQCMSTPPIDSLPDFGCQPWHEDREFMRSLDSDPGIYDFVMEHLDRLHLEKTAEQERDRKIYADNYVRYLDFTTSNDPAAVKSRGKFSTSTADGTGAVTPEPKHEGSGRGRRFATERDLERVLQASMREDEERKERELRMQQEKYRTDKDAVIPEMIWTQEEKDNIKYLDHSGFTPVDRLVAAWRVLPPVNNFSEEEAGLFEKRYLEAPKQWGRVADGIPHRDFSSCIQYYYMNKKDLNLKEKLKKQPRRRKKGGRGKQRSSALVSELGNGEGETEENHETGENGERRRPRRAAAPTWGFEQPAVDTDNSTPSATPGRRGASAKGDHPEKVDGRKRGRKAKDKDAKAHKTNQTLAAAPAPGKGRSRSNSRALNTETQPPAPAEVHRLPTQFEQQPSGIQPPFPVQQQQPIQTMDRPQPIAASSSISEVMAAPSLRPEPPPQPAITTFNLAQPQPERKAPTQASSYWSVSESNDFPHLLRSFGSDWTGIAAHMGSKTAVMVKNYFVRQKDQGKAEWETIVQEADRKKNRGEKLPDPPQPSQGGRGRRYDNSAAASRPLAVAPGIELHNEVAQAAKMEAAAQATRGQPFSNYGVPIAQAPVQQPLVQPPAQPLAMQQHPVTAQPVSQAMSPSARPLRAPVRQFGFPEREREQGQRVPLPPKAPSGPPVVEPRERPLAAAQPPLQPARTDAIFEQHNAQLERQKAEMQMRERQEREQREREREREREMARQSERQTLRVKQEPEVAPPPHHYEQFGHRQQGSLGGQPLARPPPQEPGRPPTYAPPPVQQQPPQQQPPAQPVRNLLSEQPQVRSPQMGTPTSRPVSSLQHRPSSGSLQEGYGSTTPQAGTPTPAAAPPRPSEPRKGGFNISALLNDDPPPAAPKRISDVASTPMRPSPTPPPPVMGRPLPGPGPGPAPPSQMRREPEPYSPYGRAPSGGASAMPSLKPTYTDSPQPQHMGASRASIGVSVEAAGAERDFYRQNPYQPTSQSGTNSPQSGHRYPPPGPPSQMYQGQGYPTSYGAAAPAPHTASPGGQYALHPSASRSREVPQSSRDGGWPTPTHQQPPGSLPQATGWPSQPPNTSQPPPSQQSWPTQHPASKPQTPASPWAPSQPPPQPPHHMPLRDDGRGGPYYSSGGGLPPQQHQMQGRYPPPGRGPEPVPPPSQAYPRYASTPGPAPPRDPRDMPGRSYTPVGGYDNRGPPPPGGPGYPGHEAPNIQMRDARDPRDPRDGRDPRDMMRGLRPHEYDRHPDQYRR; via the exons ATGTTTGTACCCTCGCCGTCTTCGCCTGCACCATTCCACGGCTTTattcctcaacctcatcagCGAGAAGCGTGCCGCGTCTT GGCTTCAAGATACTCCAGATACGAGCGATCGCGATCGCCACGCGACCGCTCACCTGACCGTTTCGATAGGGCCTCGCAGTACGGTGATGGCGACAGGCGACGCCCTTCCGAGGTTCGGTCCAACAATGGCGGCTTTCCTCCCAATCGCGACTCATTCGGTGACCCTCTGAGGAGGGAGCCTCCTCGTGGCCCCAAAGCTCTAATCGATGCGCCTAGTGGTCCTCGTGGTGGAGGGTTTGGAGGTGATTTCCGGGGAGGCCGCGGGCGTGGTAGAGGACGTGGATGGTCAACGCGAGATGAGAGTAGGGACCGTGGACGGGATCGAGACATGGATTTCCGGGATCGCTATCGTGATGACAGAAGCCGCGAGCGTGATCGCGACCGCGAAAGGGACAGAGATTGGCGCGATGCTAGGGATTTCAGGTCACGTCGCTCCCCCATTGGCCGTGCGAGGTCACCAAACCGAGATTTCCGGGATCGAGATCGAGATGGACCGCTTGGAGTCGACGCAGATAGGTCTCGGAGAGGTTCTCGTGATGGTGGACCCCCTTCAGCAGGATCCTCTTCGTCCGACCCTCAGTTCGGCATGTCACCGTATCCCCGTGGCGGTGGATTTCATCGTGGACGTGGTAGAGGAAGAGGTGACTGGTCCGCAGATCGAGGGAGGGGTAGAGGACCTTATATGGACGACAGAGGGGATCGCTACCCACGAAGCAGGTCTCAAGAGGGCCGCTGGGGCCGGGAACGCGAGGAAAGGGACCGCATGGATCGAATGGACCGATATGCCGACCCGGAGACCCGACGCGATATTCGAGATGACCGCGACCCTCGAGATCGTGAACTCTTTCGAAACAAGTTGGAAGCACGCGCGAATGCTGGTCACGACTCGGGCCCTCCCAGTAAAGAGGTTTCGCCACCACCCGTTGCACCTTCAGCTCCCGCTTTTGGTTCCGTTCCGAGTCGCGCTCTGAGCGTGGGTGAGGGCTACGTCCCAGCAAGTGCTGCGGTCAAGGTTCCTCCTACCGCCCCCCGAGCTTTCAACGATCGACCTCCCTCAGCTGGACATGAGCCACCCATGCCCCCAGTTGGACTAGCCAAGTCACTTCACGATAGCCCTCCGATCCCAGTTGGACCCCGAGCCCAGCAACCACCGCCACCAAGGCCGTCCAGCAAGCAATGGATCAACCCGAATCTGAAAAAGGCTCCCGACTCCCcgaagatgatgagatcCCCGAGCTTTGTCCAGCAACGACCACCACTCCGGCGCGACAGCTCACAGTATGACCATTATCACGATGACGACAGGCGACCGCGTAGTAGTGATGCCAAGTCTGACTCACATTACTCGGCCATCGACAACCGAGCAAGATCAAATTACAGCGCGGAACCAGGAGAGATTACGGTCCGGTCCGAGCGAGAGTCTCAATCTGCGAGAGCTTCAGTGGACAGGGATGCTCGGCCAACTAACGCTCCTGGTGCTCCCAGGGATTCTCATCGTGGTGGACCTGTTCCATCACCGACAACCGACAGTCTTCCCAGGTTCGGTCAACCTATCGAGCAGCGCATGAGAGAGTCAAGGGAACCGCCCAAGCAAGCACCCAAGCGAAAGCGCAAGCTTCCTGTCGTTCCAGTTGTGAGATTCGCACTGCCACCGAAAACAGCGCCTCCCGAACAAAACTCCGAGtccgacgatgacgaagacaTGGCGGATTATTTTGCCATGGAGATTGCAAAGACcgaggctgagctgagcaAGCTAGAGAAACCCAAGCTTCCCACACAGATTATGGCCCGTTTTGCGGCCTTGTCACATGGGGCAATGGTGAAAATAGTTAGCGAGGGCGAAGGtctgatgaagatggtggaggaACTACCGGAGGCAGTGAATCAGCCTGTTGTCGAGAAGATCGAGGAGCCCACATCCGTTGATCAGCAACCAGAACAGGACACAGAGATGGCCGACGCTGTCGTTGCGTCAAAGGCTACTCCAGAACCACCAGCACAGCCAGACCATGAGCCTGAAGCCCCCGCCAGCGTGGAAAAGCCCGAAGAACCGCCTGTGGAAACCGTGGATATTCCCATGGCAGAGAGCGACCCTACGCCCCTAGCGCCAGAACCTGCGCCAGAACCTGCCAAAGAGCCCAGTGAAAAGCCCATCGAAAAACCTATCGAGCAACCCAGCGAGAGGCTGAGTGAGCAACTGGAAGAAAAGCCGAGCGAAAAAACCATCGATGAGGAATCCGCCGAGAAGCCTGACGAAATGGTCATCGAGAAGACGACTGAGACAACCGACGAAGCTACTGTCGAGAAACCCGCCGACAAGACGACTGAAGAGCCTCGCGAAGAGGCCCCCGAACAGCCCATGAAGGAACCCACGCCGCCCGCGCCCGCGCCTGTGCCCGCGCCTGTGCCCGAGCCTGAAGCTCAACCCGAACCACAACCCGAACCCGAACCGAAGATGGAGGACACCACCAAGCCAACTGTCGAAGTGGCCCCAGCGGCTCCTGAAACAGCCCTGCCTACTGTGGAAGAAGCTGCAAAGGAAGATGAGGCCACCAAACCGGCTGAAGTGCCGGCCCCTGAGCCGGAGAAGCCAAGCGAGACTCCCCGCGAGGAACAGGTTGAAGCAACTGCCGAGAAGCCTATGGATAGCAAGCCAAGTGAGCCTCCTACCGAGAAGGCGGTCGAGGCTCAACTCCAAAAACCGAGCGATGAAGTTGCAGAAAACCCTAGCGAAGCGCCGATCGAGAAGCCCGAGACAACTTCCAACGAGCACCTGGCAGCTGAACCTGTGTCTATGGCCGTTCCTTCTCCCAATGCTGTTCTTCAAACAACTGAGACGGGATCAAAACCTCCTAGTACACCATCTCAagttgatgacgatgagacaGAGTCCGAAGATGATTCATTCATGAACATCAGCGCCATCCGCCAGTGTATGAGCACACCCCCGATTGACAGCCTTCCCGACTTTGGCTGCCAGCCATGGCATGAAGACAGGGAATTCATGCGCTCTTTAGACTCGGACCCTGGCATTTATGATTTCGTCATGGAACACCTGGACAGACTGCACCTGGAAAAGACTGCTGAGCAAGAACGCGACCGCAAGATCTACGCCGATAATTATGTGCGGTATCTGGATTTCACAACATCAAATGACCCAGCCGCGGTGAAGAGTCGCGGAAAATTCTCCACTTCGACTGCTGATGGAACTGGCGCGGTGACCCCGGAGCCCAAGCACGAGGGCAGCGGCCGCGGTCGTCGTTTTGCGACCGAACGAGACCTAGAGCGGGTTCTACAGGCATCTATgagagaggacgaggagagaAAGGAACGGGAGCTCCGCATGCAACAGGAAAAATATCGTACCGATAAGGACGCCGTTATACCTGAAATGATTTGGActcaagaagagaaggacaaCATCAAATACCTCGACCATTCCGGTTTCACGCCTGTTGACAGGCTCGTGGCAGCATGGCGCGTACTTCCGCCTGTCAACAACTTTTCCGAAGAGGAGGCCGGGCTATTTGAGAAGCGATACTTGGAAGCACCAAAGCAATGGGGCAGAGTGGCAGATGGCATCCCTCATCGCGACTTTTCCTCTTGCATTCAGTATTACTACATGAACAAGAAGGACCTGAACctgaaggagaagctcaagaagcaaCCCAGGAGGCGCAAGAAGGGTGGCCGAGGCAAGCAGCGATCTAGTGCACTCGTTTCTGAACTTGGCAACGGCGAAGGCGAGACGGAGGAGAACCACGAGACCGGAGAAAACGGAGAGAGAAGACGACCAAGGCGAGCCGCTGCACCAACATGGGGCTTCGAACAACCGGCTGTGGATACAGACAACTCGACACCTTCTGCCACGCCCGGCAGACGTGGAGCGTCAGCTAAGGGCGACCATCCAGAGAAGGTGGATGGGAGGAAGCGTGGACGCAAAGCTAAGGACAAAGATGCGAAAGCGCACAAGACGAACCAAACGCTGGccgcagctccagctcccggAAAGGGCCGCTCGAGGTCCAACTCGAGGGCGCTCAACACGGAGACACAACCGCCTGCGCCAGCCGAGGTTCATCGCCTCCCCACTCAATTCGAGCAACAGCCGTCGGGAATACAGCCGCCATTCCCtgttcaacagcagcagcccatACAGACTATGGATCGACCTCAACCTATCgctgcctcctcttccatctcggAGGTTATGGCAGCACCTTCGCTTCGACCCGAACCTCCACCCCAGCCGGCCATTACCACATTCAACCTggctcagcctcagccagaGCGCAAGGCGCCGACCCAAGCGTCGAGTTACTGGAGTGTGTCTGAATCTAATGACTTCCCACACCTACTGCGCTCATTTGGATCTGACTGGACTGGGATCGCGGCCCACATGGGGTCCAAGACCGCTGTCATG GTCAAAAACTACTTTGTCCGCCAAAAGGATCAAGGCAAGGCTGAATGGGAGACGATCGTTCAGGAGGCCGACAGGAAGAAGAACCGTGGCGAGAAGCTGCCTGATCCTCCTCAACCATCGCAGGGAGGTCGTGGGAGAAGATACGACAACTCAGCTGCGGCGTCTCGACCTCTTGCCGTTGCTCCTGGTATCGAGCTTCACAACGAAGTAGCCCAAgcagccaagatggaggcTGCTGCCCAAGCTACTCGAGGCCAGCCGTTCTCCAACTATGGCGTGCCCATTGCTCAGGCTCCTGTGCAGCAACCTCTTGTTCAGCCACCAGCGCAGCCCTTGGCGATGCAACAACACCCTGTTACCGCCCAACCTGTCTCTCAGGCAATGTCACCGAGCGCACGGCCTTTGCGAGCACCTGTCCGGCAGTTTGGGTTCCCCGAGCGAGAGCGTGAACAAGGCCAGCGAGTGCCACTTCCTCCAAAGGCGCCCTCTGGTCCTCCCGTTGTAGAGCCACGCGAGCGACCTTTGGCTGCTGCACAGCCGCCTCTGCAGCCGGCACGGACCGATGCCATATTTGAACAGCACAACGCTCAACTTGAGCGGCAGAAGGCGGAAATGCAGATGCGTGAGCGGCAGGAGAGGGAACAACGAGAAAGAGAacgagagagggagagagaaatGGCACGCCAGTCGGAGCGGCAGACGTTGCGGGTTAAGCAAGAACCGGAAGTCGCCCCTCCACCGCATCATTACGAGCAGTTTGGCCATCGACAGCAAGGAAGCCTTGGTGGCCAGCCTCTCGCGAGACCACCACCGCAAGAGCCGGGCCGACCTCCGACAtatgctcctcctcctgtgCAGCAGCAACcgccccagcagcagcctcctgCGCAGCCGGTGAGGAACTTGCTCAGCGAGCAGCCGCAGGTCCGGTCTCCTCAGATGGGAACGCCCACCAGCCGGCCCGTGTCGTCACTTCAACATAGGCCGTCATCTGGCTCGCTGCAGGAGGGATATGGCTCCACGACACCTCAGGCAGGGACGCCAACTCCAGCGGCGGcacctcctcgtccatcagAGCCTCGCAAGGGaggatttaatatttctGCCTTGCTCAATGATGATCCTCCACCGGCGGCGCCCAAGCGCATCAGCGATGTAGCCAGCACGCCTATGAGGCCTTCACCTACACCCCCGCCTCCAGTCATGGGTCGCCCTCTCCCTGGGCCTGGGCCTGGACCAGCGCCGCCTTCACAGATGCGTCGGGAGCCGGAACCATACTCACCTTATGGACGAGCACCATCAGGAGGAGCCTCAGCGATGCCTTCACTCAAGCCCACATATACAGATTCTCCTCAGCCCCAGCACATGGGAGCTTCGAGGGCTTCAATCGGGGTCTCagttgaggctgctggggcAGAGAGAGACTTTTACAGACAAAATCCGTACCAGCCAACTTCTCAGAGTGGGACAAACTCCCCCCAGAGCGGCCATCGTTATCCTCCACCTGGTCCACCCAGCCAGATGTATCAGGGTCAGGGGTATCCTACGTCATACGGTGCCGCAGCCCCTGCCCCTCACACTGCATCACCAGGTGGACAGTACGCGCTGCATCCGTCGGCTTCTCGTTCGCGAGAGGTTCCTCAGAGCAGCCGTGATGGTGGATGGCCAACGCCAACTCACCAACAGCCGCCAGGTAGTCTCCCACAGGCGACAGGATGGCCATCACAGCCCCCCAACACTTctcagccgccgccgtcgcaaCAATCTTGGCCAACACAGCACCCAGCGTCCAAGCCTCAGACGCCTGCTTCGCCATGGGCCCCATCACAGCCACCGCCGCAACCGCCTCATCACATGCCCCTAAGGGACGATGGACGGGGCGGGCCGTATTATAGCTCAGGAGGTGGACTTCCCCCACAGCAGCATCAAATGCAAGGGCGATACCCGCCACCTGGTCGTGGACCGGAGCCAGTGCCACCTCCTTCACAGGCGTACCCGCGCTATGCTTCTACCCCAGGCCCTGCTCCGCCGCGAGACCCTAGAGATATGCCGGGTCGGAGCTACACTCCAGTGGGCGGGTATGATAACCGTGGACCACCTCCGCCAGGAGGCCCTGGCTACCCAGGCCACGAGGCGCCAAATATACAGATGAGAGATGCCCGGGACCCTCGAGACCCgcgagatggacgagatcCTCGTGATATGATGAGAGGATTGAGGCCACATGAGTATGATAGGCACCCGGATCAGTACCGGAGGTGA
- a CDS encoding DASH complex subunit DAD1: MASNQRSTSAMGGHEKTYFEQQREALIGEIAMSFEHVLANINKLNRSLEAVIAVGNEFSSVEALWSQFENVMDKEGEGEGDGETKQNQEDSEEEHETKKNQEA; this comes from the exons atggcttcCAATCAGAGGTCTACATCCGCAATGGGCGGACATGAAAAGACGTACTTTGAGCAGCAGCGAGAGGCCCTCATCGGCGAGATTGCCATG AGCTTTGAGCATGTGCtcgccaacatcaacaagctgAACCGATCCCTCGAGGCTGTCATTGCG GTCGGCAACGAATTCTCGTCGGTCGAGGCGCTGTGGTCGCAATTCGAAAACGTCATGGACAAGGAGGGCGAAGGTGAAGGCGATGGAGAAACAAAGCAGAACCAGGAGGACTCGGAGGAAGAGCACGAGACAAAGAAGAATCAAGAGGCGTGA
- a CDS encoding Methyltransf-11 domain-containing protein, with product MASGSSATPAGDQGDGPLEQPNPQHQQGAQPQEPSATEVFSPSEAAEAPETYEATHVHAVYEAIAPHFSATRHKPWPRVASFLQAQPPGSIGLDVGCGNGKYLRVNPAVHLLGSDRSPALVKLARTELRRPRADGKDDDPRVSDVDVAVADGFALPYRRAAADFVICIAVVHHMSTRARRQEAIAALLDCVTPEAGRVLIYVWALEQASSRRGWDTGSDQDRLVSWVMRKPKGEEPGGTYQRYYHLYREGELEEDVVAAGGKVEESGYERDNWWVVCSRPSA from the coding sequence ATGGCGAGTGGTTCGTCGGCGACGCCGGCTGGCGATCAAGGGGACGGGCCACTCGAGCAACCCAACCCTCAGCATCAACAAGGCGCCCAACCTCAGGAACCGTCCGCTACAGAAGTATTCTCACCCTCTGAGGCTGCAGAGGCCCCCGAAACATACGAGGCAACCCACGTGCACGCCGTCTACGAGGCCATCGCGCCGCACTTCTCAGCTACCCGCCACAAGCCCTGGCCTCGTGTCGCCAGCTTCCTCCAAGCCCAGCCGCCCGGCAGCATCGGCCTTGACGTCGGCTGTGGCAACGGCAAGTACCTGCGCGTCAACCCGGCCGTGCACCTGCTGGGCTCCGACCGGAGCCCTGCACTCGTCAAGCTCGCCCGGACCGAGCTGCGGCGGCCTCGTGCTGATGGCAAGGACGACGACCCAAGGGTCTCGGACGTCGACGTTGCCGTCGCTGATGGCTTCGCCCTCCCCTACCGGCGGGCTGCCGCCGACTTTGTCATCTGCATCGCTGTCGTGCACCACATGTCCACCCGCGCCCGCCGGCAAGAGGCCATCGCCGCGCTGCTGGACTGCGTGACCCCCGAGGCCGGCCGCGTGCTCATCTACGTGTGGGCGCTGGAGCAGGCGTCGAGCCGCCGCGGGTGGGACACGGGCAGCGACCAGGACAGGCTCGTCTCGTGGGTGATGCGCAAGCCAAAGGGCGAGGAGCCGGGCGGCACGTACCAGCGCTACTACCACCTGTACCGCGAgggcgagctcgaggaggacgtCGTGGCGGCTGGgggcaaggttgaggagaGCGGCTACGAGAGGGACAACTGGTGGGTGGTATGTAGTCGGCCGTCGGCCTGA
- a CDS encoding Deoxyhypusine synthase, whose protein sequence is MASNDHAPPAAATDAVLVKSEEMPKDAQKVEELDFNKLKGPITAEDLFEGMRHMGFQASSMCEAVRIINDMRAWRDPETGDKTTIFLGYTSNLISSGLRGVLRWLVEHNHVSCIVTTAGGIEEDFIKCLGDTYVGSFSTPGADLRKKGLNRIGNLVVPNANYCAFEDWVVPILDKMLEEQEASKGTDDEVNWTPSKVIHRLGKEINDERSVYYWAYKNNIPVFCPAITDGSLGDMLYFHTFKSSPLQLKIDLVEDIRRINTISVRAKRAGMIILGGGVVKHHIANACLMRNGAESAVYINTAQEFDGSDAGARPDEAVSWGKIKIGADNVKVYMEATACFPFIVANTFAKDIGQSAEN, encoded by the exons ATGGCCTCCAACGATCATGCGCCCCCAGCGGCGGCCACTGATGCCGTCCTGGTAAAGTCCGAGGAGATGCCCAAGGACGCCCAaaaggtcgaggagctcgacttcaacaagctcaagggcccCATCACGGCCGAGGATCTCTTTGAGGGAATGCGTCACATGGGTTTTCAGGCTTCGTCCATGTGCGAGGCCGTGAGGATCATCAACGACATG CGTGCCTGGCGAGACCCAGAGACGGGTGACAAGACCACCATCTTCTTGGGTTACACGTCcaacctcatctcatccGGCCTCCGCGGCGTCCTCCGCTGGCTCGTCGAGCATAACCACGTGTCGTGCATCGTCACCACCGCCGGTGGTATCGAGGAGGACTTTATCAAGTGTCTGGGTGACACCTACGTCGGCTCTTTCAGCACACCTGGCGCCGACCTCCGCAAGAAGGGCCTCAACCGTATCGGCAACCTAGTGGTGCCCAACGCAAATTATTGTGCCTTTGAGGATTGGGTCGTCCCTATCCTTGATAAGATGCTCGAGGAACAAGAGGCTAGCAAGGGgaccgacgacgaggtcaacTGGACACCGTCCAAGGTTATCCACCGCTTGGGTAAGGAGATCAACGATGAGAGATCCGTCTACTACTGGGCATACAAGAACAACATTCCCGTATTCTGCCCTGCCATCACTGATGGCAGCCTTGGCGATATGCTCTACTTCCACACCTTCAAGTCCTCACCCCTGCAGCTCAAGATCGATCTTGTTGAGGACATCCGtcgcatcaacaccatctctGTCCGCGCGAAGCGGGCCGGTATGATCATTCTCGGTGGCGGCGTCGTCAAGCATCACATTGCCAACGCATGCTTGATGCGTAATGGCGCTGAGTCGGCCGTTTACATCAACACTGCGCAAGAGTTTGACGGTAGCGATGCCGGTGCGAGACCAGATGAGGCGGTTTCCTGGGGCAAAATCAAAATCGGTGCCGATAATGTCAAG GTTTACATGGAGGCGACGGCTTGTTTCCCCTTCATCGTAGCTAATACCTTTGCCAAGGATATTGGACAATCTGCAGAGAATTGA